In Silene latifolia isolate original U9 population chromosome X, ASM4854445v1, whole genome shotgun sequence, the following proteins share a genomic window:
- the LOC141623312 gene encoding uncharacterized protein LOC141623312 isoform X1 — protein MMVDAGLGDWFGGFLNSSGYQANVAVQSQLSAHNLTSCVHPWPPTTATRQPVHELASLLPAVVHLAGRKTCTLTALKPQGQQSEKCREFSKKYLQCRVEKSLQELNGKKKTSQSLDLISMA, from the exons ATGATGGTTGATGCCGGACTTGGAGATTGGTTTGGAGGGTTCTTAAATTCATCTGGTTACCAAGCTAATGTAGCTGTTCAAAGTCAGTTGTCAGCTCATAATTTGACTAG CTGCGTGCACCCATGGCCTCCAACCACCGCAACTCGCCAACCAGTGCATGAGCTTGCATCTCTTTTACCAGCA GTGGTTCATTTGGCAGG GAGAAAAACGTGTACCTTAACTGCCTTAAAACCTCAAGGTCAGCAGTCTGAAAAATGTAGAGAATTTTCAAAGAAGTATTTACAATGCCGTGTGGAGAA AAGTTTGCAGGAACTTaatggcaaaaaaaaaacaagtcaGAGCTTGGATTTGATAAGTATGGCGTAA
- the LOC141623312 gene encoding WD-40 repeat-containing protein MSI4-like isoform X4, which produces MMASRLCFGVAGAIVAHEEAHPQSSLPLSFLHSVSDDCSSSAGGGTLQIWCIIDLLYRPEEEVLAELDEFRSNVAACSPTPTKDFNHSA; this is translated from the exons ATGATGGCAAGCAGATTGTGTTTTGGTGTGGCTGGAGCAATTGTGG CTCACGAAGAAGCTCACCCACAATCGTCCCTCCCTTTGTCTTTCCTCCACAG TGTATCAGATGACTGTTCAAGCTCTGCTGGAGGTGGAACATTGCAG ATATGGTGCATAATAGACTTGCTGTACAGACCAGAAGAGGAAGTTTTGGCTGAGCTGGACGAATTCAGATCCAATGTAGCCGCTTGCTCGCCTACTCCTACCAAAGACTTTAATCATTCTGCCTGA
- the LOC141623312 gene encoding WD-40 repeat-containing protein MSI4-like isoform X5 — protein sequence MMASRLCFGVAGAILTKKLTHNRPSLCLSSTDDCSSSAGGGTLQIWCIIDLLYRPEEEVLAELDEFRSNVAACSPTPTKDFNHSA from the exons ATGATGGCAAGCAGATTGTGTTTTGGTGTGGCTGGAGCAATT CTCACGAAGAAGCTCACCCACAATCGTCCCTCCCTTTGTCTTTCCTCCACAG ATGACTGTTCAAGCTCTGCTGGAGGTGGAACATTGCAG ATATGGTGCATAATAGACTTGCTGTACAGACCAGAAGAGGAAGTTTTGGCTGAGCTGGACGAATTCAGATCCAATGTAGCCGCTTGCTCGCCTACTCCTACCAAAGACTTTAATCATTCTGCCTGA
- the LOC141623312 gene encoding uncharacterized protein LOC141623312 isoform X3, whose amino-acid sequence MMVDAGLGDWFGGFLNSSGYQANVAVQSQLSAHNLTSCVHPWPPTTATRQPVHELASLLPAVVHLAGRKTCTLTALKPQGQQSEKCREFSKKYLQCRVEKNLMAKKKQVRAWI is encoded by the exons ATGATGGTTGATGCCGGACTTGGAGATTGGTTTGGAGGGTTCTTAAATTCATCTGGTTACCAAGCTAATGTAGCTGTTCAAAGTCAGTTGTCAGCTCATAATTTGACTAG CTGCGTGCACCCATGGCCTCCAACCACCGCAACTCGCCAACCAGTGCATGAGCTTGCATCTCTTTTACCAGCA GTGGTTCATTTGGCAGG GAGAAAAACGTGTACCTTAACTGCCTTAAAACCTCAAGGTCAGCAGTCTGAAAAATGTAGAGAATTTTCAAAGAAGTATTTACAATGCCGTGTGGAGAA GAACTTaatggcaaaaaaaaaacaagtcaGAGCTTGGATTTGA
- the LOC141623312 gene encoding uncharacterized protein LOC141623312 isoform X2, which yields MMVDAGLGDWFGGFLNSSGYQANVAVQSQLSAHNLTSCVHPWPPTTATRQPVHELASLLPAVVHLAGRKTCTLTALKPQGQQSEKCREFSKKYLQCRVENLQELNGKKKTSQSLDLISMA from the exons ATGATGGTTGATGCCGGACTTGGAGATTGGTTTGGAGGGTTCTTAAATTCATCTGGTTACCAAGCTAATGTAGCTGTTCAAAGTCAGTTGTCAGCTCATAATTTGACTAG CTGCGTGCACCCATGGCCTCCAACCACCGCAACTCGCCAACCAGTGCATGAGCTTGCATCTCTTTTACCAGCA GTGGTTCATTTGGCAGG GAGAAAAACGTGTACCTTAACTGCCTTAAAACCTCAAGGTCAGCAGTCTGAAAAATGTAGAGAATTTTCAAAGAAGTATTTACAATGCCGTGTGGAGAA TTTGCAGGAACTTaatggcaaaaaaaaaacaagtcaGAGCTTGGATTTGATAAGTATGGCGTAA